A single genomic interval of Selenobaculum gibii harbors:
- a CDS encoding AAA family ATPase: protein MKPLQLAMSAFGPYASEQSLDFADLKGRKFFLIHGATGAGKTTILDAICYALYGSATSDLREAKALRSDHADPLVLTEVSFTFAIGNEVYRVRRSPRQERPKKKGDGITEQQPEAELYKIDGEKETLLEAKYENVTRKITDLLGFQCSQFRQVVLLPQGEFRKLLVAKSEERQQIMKTLFKTELYQRIEEHLKKKAKEKADAIKAIYEKKEWLLAEASTDSLASLEETIAQLKIETETANKKLQTVQIEYQQAQEQLNEANLVEQKFKEYESAEEAFGQVNLLLGEMEAKRSELAMLERAEKLAEAEKIVRKLQQDSKQYQEAEVKQKQAVEMTQQKVKDAQTAFQVEREKEAERQSLDNQILKLQEYVKQTSALTETKKAWQDKEAVAKKALIEKNTVEEKLANLEADLQKMLELEQSYLVETAKVDSYKMQVDALSKAVDKHQQLSKVQKEISRAKNLVQQLQLTLDKVIEERQAMQTEFGKMQHLFNIGQAGLLAKELKAGEPCPVCGAKEHLKLAALLEDLPTQQTIDALQEKLVQLEEKQAKSQADLQQAMIRKETLVAQSEHFTKELAEFASFSLEDLRRKADIAKQQYETTHMIMQKLAPLKEKIARYKEAQERGAKRQKEMQEAFQRADGEAQALQAVFQEREQSVPEEYRELEVLQTLLREGRAKQLALKENFERAQQSLQAAKEAAASAIATLQSIQMNLKQTQTEFEAEKTAFYARMEAEGFAEFAAYVQTRHRLGDIPALRDGLLRFDRNFAASKERIVRAKGAIQGFIQPNLEEIKSKYNVLQEMQAQAIANLAKLNLALEKQRKNAKQIHALEAELMKMQTENGVLAKLYQVTRGDNKFSMNLQRFVLGSLLEQVTEAANVMLKTMSKSRYLLQRTTDVARKGSASGLDLEVFDNNTGVARSVATLSGGETFLASLALALGLADVVQQYAGGIRLDTIFVDEGFGTLDPESLDMALNTLIELQNGGRLVGIISHVPELKERIDARLQVSIGKHGSSAKFYVG from the coding sequence ATGAAGCCTTTGCAATTGGCAATGAGTGCATTTGGTCCTTATGCAAGTGAGCAGAGCTTAGATTTTGCTGATTTAAAAGGGCGGAAGTTCTTTTTAATTCACGGGGCAACTGGCGCTGGCAAGACGACGATTCTCGACGCAATTTGTTATGCACTATACGGGAGTGCGACGAGTGACTTAAGGGAAGCAAAGGCGCTGCGAAGCGACCATGCCGATCCTTTGGTATTGACGGAAGTTAGCTTTACTTTTGCGATTGGCAATGAAGTTTATCGAGTTCGGCGCAGTCCACGGCAGGAACGGCCGAAAAAGAAAGGCGATGGCATAACTGAGCAACAGCCGGAAGCAGAGCTTTACAAAATTGATGGTGAAAAAGAGACTTTGCTTGAAGCTAAATATGAAAATGTGACGCGGAAAATTACAGATTTACTTGGCTTCCAATGCAGCCAATTTCGTCAGGTTGTACTACTACCACAAGGTGAATTTCGCAAATTGTTGGTAGCAAAATCAGAGGAACGCCAGCAAATTATGAAAACGCTGTTTAAGACGGAACTTTATCAACGAATTGAAGAGCATTTGAAGAAGAAGGCGAAAGAAAAGGCTGATGCAATAAAAGCGATATATGAGAAAAAAGAATGGTTGCTTGCCGAAGCAAGTACAGATTCTTTAGCTAGTTTAGAGGAAACAATCGCACAGTTAAAAATAGAAACAGAAACTGCAAATAAAAAATTACAAACAGTTCAAATTGAATACCAACAAGCGCAAGAGCAGTTAAACGAAGCAAATTTAGTTGAGCAAAAGTTTAAAGAATACGAAAGTGCAGAGGAAGCATTTGGACAGGTAAATTTACTTTTAGGCGAGATGGAGGCAAAGCGCAGTGAACTAGCGATGCTGGAACGGGCAGAAAAATTAGCAGAAGCAGAGAAAATCGTGCGGAAACTTCAACAAGATAGCAAGCAGTATCAAGAAGCTGAGGTAAAACAGAAACAAGCGGTGGAAATGACGCAGCAAAAAGTGAAAGATGCTCAGACAGCATTTCAAGTGGAACGGGAAAAAGAAGCAGAGCGCCAATCGTTAGACAATCAAATACTTAAACTTCAAGAGTATGTAAAGCAGACGAGTGCACTGACAGAAACGAAAAAAGCTTGGCAGGACAAAGAAGCTGTAGCGAAAAAAGCACTTATAGAAAAAAATACAGTTGAGGAAAAGCTGGCAAATTTAGAAGCAGATTTACAAAAAATGCTCGAACTAGAACAGAGCTATCTTGTCGAAACGGCTAAAGTCGATAGTTATAAAATGCAGGTGGATGCGTTAAGTAAGGCGGTAGATAAGCACCAGCAATTAAGCAAAGTGCAAAAAGAAATCAGCCGAGCTAAGAATTTGGTTCAACAATTGCAGCTTACGCTAGATAAAGTGATCGAAGAGCGTCAGGCGATGCAAACGGAGTTTGGTAAGATGCAACATTTATTCAATATCGGGCAGGCAGGCTTATTAGCGAAAGAATTAAAAGCAGGCGAGCCTTGTCCTGTTTGTGGAGCGAAAGAGCATCTTAAGCTTGCAGCTTTATTAGAAGATTTGCCAACCCAGCAGACCATAGACGCTTTGCAGGAAAAACTTGTGCAGTTAGAAGAAAAACAAGCAAAATCGCAAGCAGATCTTCAACAAGCAATGATTCGCAAGGAAACGTTAGTTGCGCAAAGCGAGCATTTTACAAAAGAATTGGCAGAATTCGCATCATTTTCGCTTGAGGACCTTAGGCGCAAAGCGGATATTGCAAAACAGCAATATGAAACTACGCATATGATTATGCAGAAGTTAGCGCCACTTAAAGAGAAAATTGCTAGATATAAGGAAGCACAAGAACGCGGGGCAAAGAGACAAAAGGAGATGCAGGAAGCTTTTCAGCGCGCAGATGGTGAAGCACAAGCGCTGCAGGCAGTATTTCAGGAACGTGAGCAGTCTGTACCGGAAGAATATCGCGAGCTTGAAGTATTACAAACTTTACTTAGGGAAGGAAGAGCAAAACAGCTTGCACTCAAAGAAAACTTTGAACGTGCCCAGCAAAGCTTACAGGCAGCAAAAGAAGCAGCGGCAAGCGCTATTGCGACTTTGCAAAGTATACAAATGAATTTAAAGCAAACACAGACGGAATTTGAAGCGGAAAAAACAGCGTTTTATGCGCGGATGGAAGCAGAAGGGTTTGCAGAGTTTGCGGCTTATGTACAAACGAGACACCGGTTGGGGGATATCCCTGCTTTGCGTGATGGATTGCTAAGGTTTGATCGCAATTTTGCCGCCAGCAAAGAGCGTATAGTAAGAGCAAAAGGTGCAATTCAAGGATTCATTCAGCCGAATTTAGAAGAAATCAAAAGCAAATATAATGTTTTGCAAGAAATGCAAGCGCAAGCGATTGCCAACTTGGCAAAACTAAATTTAGCGTTAGAAAAACAGCGAAAAAACGCGAAGCAGATTCATGCACTGGAAGCAGAGTTGATGAAAATGCAGACGGAAAATGGCGTCTTGGCAAAACTATATCAAGTGACAAGGGGCGATAACAAATTTTCGATGAATTTACAGCGCTTTGTTTTGGGTTCGTTATTAGAGCAGGTAACGGAAGCGGCAAATGTAATGCTGAAAACAATGAGTAAATCAAGGTATTTGTTACAGCGTACGACAGATGTTGCACGAAAAGGATCAGCCAGTGGGCTAGACCTCGAAGTGTTTGATAATAATACAGGGGTTGCGCGGTCAGTAGCGACATTGTCAGGTGGTGAGACCTTTTTGGCATCGCTGGCACTGGCTCTTGGGCTTGCGGATGTTGTACAACAATATGCAGGTGGGATTCGTCTTGATACGATTTTTGTCGATGAAGGCTTTGGTACGCTAGATCCTGAGTCACTGGATATGGCACTGAATACTTTAATTGAACTGCAAAATGGCGGCAGACTCGTTGGTATTATTTCCCACGTGCCGGAATTAAAAGAGCGTATCGACGCGAGGTTACAGGTAAGTATCGGCAAGCACGGCAGTAGTGCAAAATTTTATGTAGGATAG
- the addA gene encoding helicase-exonuclease AddAB subunit AddA, which produces MGWSKEQLAAIYTYDKNILVAAAAGSGKTSVLVTRIIERILDEAQDFSVDKVLVVTFTKAAAAEMRQRISMALEKELAKNPQSHHLKRQQMLLNNASITTIDSFCQSIVKQNFHRLNLDPKFRIANEAELTLLQYEMIEDLFEAKYANLENEPVFRLFIDHYGKKHQDDALYAMLLDIYQFSRSNPNPTAWLDQLNDAFVFTEETAIWQSPWGQALREKVSADLARCKELIEASIRLAEEAMFTAYDKTLAADQAYINEFIIAFETSWQKIDECIAKNSFGRLANAPKDADEEVKDALKKNRETYKGIITQLCEKFFYADFAAIRQEFLTIQPVAAAIVELVKEFGSRFAKAKQEKSIVDFYDLEHFCLDLLQETVDGELVPSAVANALQAKYQEVMIDEYQDTNGLQEAILQLIKRGRQANLFMVGDVKQSIYRFRLAEPELFNQKYQTYPTRGDSYTLIKLSNNYRSREAIIDAVNFIFAQVMTLKATELDYRGAELIAQADYPVCEGKSFAEPVELNLIDCVKSDVGEENEGAQDEDMSTFALESEWIATRIEQLMQEDYQVYDKDSGGYRRLMLRDIVILLRAVKGKSDVLLETLRNHNIPAYAELSAGYFAAIEVQIMLALLAIIDNPHQDIELAAVLYSPMIALTTEELSFIRLAEENVDLWDALCTYRKKNHDKLADKLKEFVERLEKWRNAAAHKSVPELIWQLFNDTGYYDYVGSMEGGLLRQANLRMLYDRAGEYEATNFRGLFRFLRFIEKMRAKKTDLSVARTLSESENVVRVMSIHKSKGLEFPVVFLADLGKQFNMRDKNKTMLLHKKLGLGISITSGGDTALARLRYPGVLRNIIAREMENESKAEELRVLYVAMTRAREKLILVGAVKELAKKATKWCEAITTKTQELPQDTILSAKTFLDWLAPSLLRHESGEVLRRYSGYEGYVANPMWDAKGEWRIQIIQAGDLLSSEPALTEVNAEFLQKIKEKAELPASIQKEAVEAILNWQYPYQDAIDKPAKLSVTEMKRRFDNIEQDGFGQNMPMGEAKEMKTFTRPRFKQELKELTGAEYGTLMHNVMQHLPLDIKSTQSAVRLNLEKMVEKEIILPEQLSMINLYGLTSFLKSDLAKRMKESQKVRRELPFSMMLDAGEIYDTMQGGNEKIFVQGVIDVLFDEGDKLILLDYKTDKADEEERIRNRHAFQLNLYAKAIEKIFKKKVSEKYLYLFSMGKVIRVE; this is translated from the coding sequence ATGGGCTGGTCAAAAGAACAATTAGCGGCAATTTATACGTATGACAAAAATATTCTCGTTGCTGCAGCCGCCGGCTCAGGGAAAACCTCCGTGCTCGTTACGCGGATTATTGAACGGATTCTCGATGAAGCGCAGGATTTTTCAGTCGATAAGGTGCTCGTGGTAACCTTCACGAAAGCGGCGGCTGCAGAAATGCGGCAAAGAATCAGTATGGCGCTTGAAAAAGAACTAGCAAAAAATCCACAGTCACATCACTTGAAACGGCAACAGATGTTACTAAATAATGCATCGATTACGACGATTGATTCCTTTTGTCAGTCGATTGTGAAGCAGAATTTCCACCGTTTAAATCTTGATCCGAAATTTCGCATTGCCAATGAAGCCGAGCTGACATTGCTTCAATATGAAATGATTGAAGACCTATTTGAAGCAAAATATGCAAACCTAGAAAATGAACCAGTATTTCGGTTATTTATTGACCATTATGGGAAAAAGCATCAGGATGATGCACTTTATGCAATGCTTTTGGATATTTATCAGTTTTCGCGTAGTAATCCGAATCCAACTGCTTGGCTTGATCAGTTAAATGACGCGTTTGTATTTACCGAGGAAACGGCGATTTGGCAATCGCCTTGGGGACAAGCTTTACGCGAGAAGGTAAGTGCTGATTTAGCAAGGTGTAAAGAGCTCATTGAAGCCAGCATAAGACTCGCTGAAGAGGCAATGTTTACTGCCTATGACAAAACTTTAGCTGCTGATCAAGCGTATATTAATGAGTTTATTATAGCGTTTGAAACTTCCTGGCAAAAGATAGATGAATGTATTGCGAAAAACTCCTTTGGCAGATTGGCGAATGCACCGAAAGATGCAGATGAAGAGGTTAAGGATGCGCTAAAGAAAAACCGTGAAACTTATAAAGGGATCATTACACAATTGTGTGAAAAATTCTTTTATGCAGATTTTGCAGCAATTCGGCAGGAATTTCTGACGATTCAGCCGGTGGCAGCAGCCATTGTCGAGTTAGTCAAGGAATTTGGCTCACGATTTGCAAAAGCGAAACAAGAAAAAAGTATCGTTGATTTTTATGATTTAGAACATTTCTGTCTAGATTTATTACAGGAAACCGTAGATGGCGAACTTGTTCCGTCCGCTGTGGCAAACGCTTTGCAAGCGAAATATCAGGAAGTGATGATTGACGAGTATCAAGACACCAATGGGTTACAGGAAGCAATTTTGCAGCTGATAAAGCGCGGCAGGCAAGCAAACTTATTCATGGTAGGGGATGTGAAGCAGAGTATTTACCGCTTTCGTCTAGCAGAACCAGAGCTCTTTAATCAAAAATATCAAACATATCCAACGCGTGGTGATTCGTATACATTGATAAAATTATCGAATAATTATCGTAGCAGAGAAGCGATTATTGACGCGGTTAACTTTATCTTTGCGCAAGTGATGACACTTAAAGCGACAGAACTTGACTATCGGGGTGCAGAATTGATTGCCCAAGCAGACTATCCTGTATGCGAGGGGAAAAGTTTTGCTGAACCTGTAGAACTCAATTTAATTGATTGCGTGAAAAGTGATGTTGGTGAAGAAAATGAGGGTGCACAAGACGAGGATATGAGCACCTTTGCACTTGAAAGTGAGTGGATTGCCACTCGAATTGAACAATTAATGCAGGAAGATTATCAAGTCTATGACAAGGATAGTGGTGGATATCGTCGGCTGATGCTTCGCGATATTGTTATTTTACTACGAGCGGTGAAAGGTAAATCGGATGTTTTGCTGGAGACGCTCCGAAATCATAATATTCCTGCTTATGCAGAATTGTCGGCAGGGTATTTTGCGGCGATTGAAGTGCAAATTATGTTAGCTTTACTCGCTATTATCGACAATCCACATCAAGACATTGAGTTGGCAGCCGTTTTGTATTCACCAATGATTGCGCTGACAACCGAGGAGCTATCTTTCATTCGTTTAGCTGAGGAAAATGTTGATTTATGGGATGCATTGTGTACCTATCGTAAAAAGAATCATGACAAGCTTGCTGATAAATTAAAGGAGTTTGTCGAACGACTAGAAAAATGGCGAAATGCAGCTGCACATAAGAGCGTGCCTGAACTTATTTGGCAGCTGTTTAACGATACGGGGTATTACGATTATGTCGGGAGTATGGAAGGAGGCTTGCTTCGTCAGGCAAACCTTCGGATGCTGTATGATCGGGCAGGAGAATATGAAGCGACAAATTTTCGCGGGTTATTCCGATTTTTACGCTTTATTGAAAAAATGCGGGCAAAAAAAACGGATTTGTCGGTAGCGAGAACACTCAGTGAGAGTGAAAATGTCGTTCGCGTTATGAGCATTCACAAAAGTAAGGGGTTAGAATTCCCCGTTGTATTTCTTGCCGATCTTGGCAAACAATTTAATATGCGTGATAAAAATAAAACGATGCTTTTGCACAAAAAACTTGGCTTAGGCATTTCAATTACCAGCGGCGGGGATACGGCTCTAGCAAGGCTCCGTTATCCAGGGGTATTGCGCAATATTATTGCCCGGGAAATGGAAAATGAGAGCAAAGCGGAAGAGTTGCGCGTGCTTTATGTAGCAATGACAAGGGCACGGGAAAAGTTAATTCTTGTTGGTGCTGTCAAAGAATTGGCGAAAAAAGCGACAAAATGGTGTGAGGCAATAACAACAAAGACGCAGGAGCTGCCACAAGATACGATTTTATCTGCGAAAACTTTCTTAGATTGGCTTGCTCCGTCGTTGCTTCGTCATGAAAGCGGCGAAGTTTTGCGAAGATATAGTGGTTATGAAGGCTATGTAGCGAATCCGATGTGGGATGCAAAGGGCGAGTGGCGTATTCAAATCATCCAGGCAGGAGATTTACTTAGCTCCGAACCCGCCTTAACGGAAGTGAATGCAGAATTTTTACAGAAAATTAAAGAAAAAGCAGAGCTTCCTGCTTCTATTCAAAAAGAAGCAGTAGAAGCAATTTTGAACTGGCAATATCCATATCAAGACGCGATTGATAAGCCGGCAAAACTTTCCGTAACGGAAATGAAACGTCGCTTTGACAACATTGAGCAGGATGGATTTGGACAAAACATGCCAATGGGAGAAGCAAAGGAGATGAAAACCTTTACCAGACCGCGGTTTAAACAGGAATTGAAAGAATTGACTGGTGCGGAATATGGGACTTTGATGCACAATGTGATGCAACATTTGCCGTTGGATATTAAGTCGACCCAGAGTGCTGTGCGGTTAAACCTTGAAAAAATGGTCGAGAAAGAAATTATTCTTCCAGAGCAATTATCAATGATTAATCTATATGGATTAACTTCATTTTTAAAGAGTGATTTAGCAAAACGGATGAAAGAATCCCAAAAGGTACGGCGTGAATTACCCTTTAGTATGATGCTTGATGCAGGTGAAATTTATGATACAATGCAAGGCGGGAATGAAAAAATTTTCGTTCAAGGGGTAATTGACGTGCTTTTTGATGAAGGGGACAAATTGATTTTGCTTGATTATAAGACCGACAAAGCGGATGAAGAAGAGCGAATAAGAAACCGTCATGCGTTTCAATTGAATCTTTATGCAAAAGCGATAGAAAAGATTTTTAAGAAAAAAGTCAGCGAAAAATATCTTTACTTATTTTCTATGGGGAAGGTAATTCGTGTAGAATGA
- the addB gene encoding helicase-exonuclease AddAB subunit AddB, with protein sequence MQLELIYGRAGTGKSQLCLDEIQRELRNSPDGVPLLLLVPEHATFKLEKELASTKDLGGFTRAYVMGFRRFAHRVLLELGGALKPRISDLGKRLLVHRILSARESEFSAFARAAKQRNFTETIVNLIEEFKSYRIESAAIYSASQQVNDVMLKQKLTDLSLIYTDFADYMDGKYTDAEDCLNLLAEKLSLSSLVCGAKVWIDGFTWFNPQELAILRQLLLTAAEVKITLCIEEIDSPVHQQEVALFHRQWQTRQDVMQIARELDVHVKEREMSERYRFAAAEELESLEEKLVTAKKIQIKSAGKINIVEAANRRKEVEGMAIDMIQKCRELNYRWRDMAVLLRDTENYSDLIANVFSDLEIPFFRDGKRKAVHHPLAEFLRSILDALQGWRYEPLFRVLKTGFFPVKRDQIDKVENYVLMYGVRGEKWQEEWQFGKGANFAEEALAEINLIRKTLIVPLNALQEKLKSCQTVSEYTDALYDTLESMEIPEQLITLADQAQADGQLAEAREYEQLWNLIINLFDQLVETCGEEKLSLTKYQELLIDGLEGLELSLIPASLDFVTITTIEQNSSENAKAIYIVGINEGVLPKRGRMEGILNDAERLLLHESGLPIAPGTGSDNFAERFLVYSALTRASEMLWLSYPLADNEGNGLLPSTLIERIRKWIDGIKVMQLPLDIVQEDDILPFIGTGRQAVSALTGSLRNFKKTGNLHPVWQDVYNWAIHTESLKLVLNTSLAGLFYTRADDALSAEVARQLYAKHKYLRGSVTRFEKFTACPFRYFAEYGLKLKERTLYQLQSFDIGKFLHDVLRCYGEALLKEGKRWREISPQEQQLRCSRIVDTLKEQPDYMVLQSSSQNKHLLARLKKTAEFSIARLSQFDAASAFEPMAFEKSFGLVDGDLPPLTYLLKDGYRLSLTGQIDRIDCVEVDGNLYYLVMDYKTGKADVALIDVFYGLKLQLLTYLLAVQKYADSIFAREALPAAMLYCFLTIPFITESKKLNEVELKKALAKQGKMPGWALADADMLGQIDSTFNDAFGFIRFAVKKDMEFTKSTQPNVKDSEEFQTLIDFVGDKFTQIGNRILAGDVRIEPYQLKERTGCMYCPYGAVCRFDKSLSCYQYEQLNLLEDTEIMEKINEEVTKWAGQKNN encoded by the coding sequence TTGCAGTTAGAATTGATTTATGGTCGCGCCGGCACGGGAAAATCGCAGTTGTGCTTAGATGAAATTCAGCGAGAACTGCGTAATTCTCCAGATGGCGTACCGCTTTTATTATTGGTGCCTGAACATGCGACGTTTAAGCTGGAAAAAGAATTGGCGAGTACAAAAGATTTGGGCGGCTTTACTCGTGCTTATGTTATGGGGTTTCGCCGTTTTGCGCATCGTGTGCTTTTAGAATTAGGCGGTGCGTTAAAGCCTCGAATTAGCGACTTGGGAAAGCGACTCCTTGTACATAGGATTTTGTCAGCGCGAGAAAGTGAATTTAGCGCTTTTGCACGTGCGGCGAAACAAAGAAATTTTACGGAAACGATTGTGAATTTAATCGAAGAATTTAAGAGCTATCGAATTGAATCAGCAGCGATTTATTCGGCAAGCCAGCAGGTAAATGATGTGATGCTCAAGCAAAAGCTAACGGATTTATCGCTGATTTATACGGATTTTGCTGATTATATGGATGGAAAATATACAGATGCGGAAGATTGCTTAAATTTGTTGGCAGAAAAATTGTCGCTATCTTCGTTAGTGTGTGGCGCAAAAGTCTGGATTGATGGGTTCACTTGGTTTAATCCGCAAGAACTTGCGATTCTTAGGCAATTATTGCTTACTGCAGCTGAAGTGAAAATTACGCTTTGCATAGAGGAGATTGATTCACCAGTGCATCAACAAGAGGTGGCACTATTTCACCGCCAATGGCAGACTCGTCAAGACGTCATGCAAATCGCGCGTGAATTGGATGTTCACGTAAAAGAGCGAGAAATGAGTGAACGATATCGTTTTGCTGCTGCTGAAGAATTAGAAAGCCTCGAAGAAAAACTTGTCACTGCTAAGAAAATTCAGATAAAGAGTGCAGGAAAAATAAATATTGTGGAAGCGGCAAACCGTCGTAAAGAAGTAGAAGGAATGGCAATCGACATGATTCAAAAATGTCGTGAGCTAAATTACCGTTGGCGTGATATGGCGGTTTTGCTGCGTGATACAGAAAATTATAGTGACCTGATTGCTAATGTCTTTTCTGATCTAGAGATACCGTTTTTTCGTGATGGTAAAAGAAAGGCTGTGCATCATCCGTTAGCAGAATTTCTGCGTTCTATTTTAGATGCATTGCAGGGATGGCGCTATGAACCGTTATTTCGTGTATTAAAAACAGGATTTTTCCCCGTAAAACGCGACCAAATTGACAAAGTTGAAAATTACGTGTTGATGTATGGCGTTCGAGGGGAAAAATGGCAGGAAGAATGGCAGTTCGGCAAAGGTGCAAACTTTGCCGAAGAAGCTTTGGCAGAAATAAATTTGATTCGGAAAACCCTGATTGTGCCGCTCAATGCATTGCAGGAAAAGTTGAAGAGCTGCCAGACGGTCAGTGAATATACAGATGCTTTATATGATACTTTAGAATCTATGGAAATCCCAGAGCAGTTAATCACTCTAGCTGATCAGGCACAAGCAGATGGGCAGTTAGCCGAGGCGCGCGAATATGAACAGTTATGGAATTTAATCATAAATTTATTTGATCAATTGGTCGAAACGTGCGGCGAAGAAAAGTTATCCCTGACGAAATATCAAGAGCTTTTAATCGATGGCTTAGAAGGGCTGGAGCTTAGCTTAATTCCAGCAAGTCTTGATTTTGTGACGATTACGACGATTGAGCAAAATTCTAGTGAAAATGCAAAAGCAATCTATATCGTAGGAATTAACGAAGGCGTATTACCAAAACGCGGGCGGATGGAAGGAATATTAAATGATGCGGAGCGCTTATTGTTACATGAGTCTGGCTTACCCATTGCGCCAGGAACGGGCAGTGATAATTTTGCTGAACGATTCCTCGTTTATTCTGCGTTGACAAGAGCCAGTGAAATGTTGTGGCTGAGTTACCCTCTTGCCGACAATGAGGGGAATGGGCTATTACCGTCTACCTTAATTGAACGTATCCGTAAATGGATAGATGGAATAAAAGTGATGCAGTTACCGCTCGATATTGTGCAAGAAGACGATATTTTGCCATTTATCGGCACGGGCAGGCAAGCGGTAAGTGCACTCACCGGCAGTTTGCGCAACTTTAAAAAGACGGGAAATTTACATCCTGTGTGGCAGGATGTTTATAATTGGGCAATTCATACAGAGTCATTAAAGCTGGTATTAAATACATCTTTGGCTGGCCTTTTTTATACGAGAGCAGATGATGCACTATCCGCAGAAGTTGCCCGTCAGCTCTATGCAAAACATAAGTACCTGCGTGGAAGCGTTACGCGCTTTGAAAAATTTACTGCTTGTCCATTTCGTTATTTCGCGGAATATGGGTTAAAGTTAAAAGAACGGACGTTATATCAATTGCAAAGTTTTGATATTGGAAAGTTTTTGCATGATGTCTTGCGTTGTTATGGCGAGGCTTTACTCAAAGAAGGAAAACGGTGGCGGGAAATTTCGCCGCAAGAACAACAACTGCGCTGTAGTCGTATTGTGGATACACTAAAAGAACAACCGGATTATATGGTGTTGCAAAGTTCCTCACAAAATAAGCATCTTTTAGCGCGCCTGAAAAAAACAGCAGAATTTTCGATTGCACGCCTTAGTCAATTTGATGCGGCAAGCGCATTTGAACCGATGGCATTTGAAAAATCTTTCGGCTTAGTGGATGGAGATTTACCACCACTGACTTATCTGCTGAAGGATGGTTACAGGTTGTCACTGACAGGACAGATTGATCGCATTGATTGTGTAGAAGTTGATGGAAACCTTTATTATTTAGTGATGGATTATAAAACAGGGAAAGCAGATGTAGCGCTTATTGACGTTTTCTATGGATTAAAATTGCAACTCTTAACGTATCTATTGGCAGTGCAAAAGTACGCTGATTCTATTTTTGCCCGCGAGGCATTGCCGGCGGCAATGCTGTATTGCTTTTTGACGATTCCTTTTATTACGGAATCGAAAAAACTAAATGAGGTAGAATTGAAAAAAGCTTTAGCGAAGCAAGGAAAAATGCCGGGCTGGGCGTTGGCAGATGCAGATATGCTAGGGCAGATTGACAGCACTTTTAACGATGCGTTTGGTTTTATTCGCTTTGCCGTAAAAAAGGATATGGAATTTACAAAATCGACGCAGCCAAATGTAAAAGACAGTGAAGAATTTCAGACGCTGATTGATTTTGTCGGCGATAAATTTACGCAAATTGGCAATCGTATTTTAGCCGGTGATGTGCGCATTGAGCCTTATCAATTAAAAGAGCGTACCGGTTGTATGTATTGTCCTTACGGTGCAGTTTGCCGGTTCGATAAAAGTTTATCCTGCTATCAATACGAGCAGTTAAACCTACTCGAGGATACGGAAATTATGGAAAAGATTAATGAGGAGGTAACAAAATGGGCTGGTCAAAAGAACAATTAG